A region of Marnyiella aurantia DNA encodes the following proteins:
- a CDS encoding TrmH family RNA methyltransferase has translation MDHQTTFNYLKRFLTDERLAKIESYAPESSDFVLPVMEDIFQFRNAAAIVRSVEACGFHKIVAMESENEFNPYLKVTKGAETWVEVQKMPHTLESLQEIKNRGYKILAVSPEKNATMLPDYDLTEPVALVFGTEKEGVTDEILDFADETLAIPMYGFTKSFNVSVAAAICFYELRQKLIKSDMDYKLTGEKLWELKVRWAKNSIPRGEEVLNSYLKSLKSQS, from the coding sequence ATGGATCACCAGACCACCTTTAATTACTTAAAACGCTTCCTGACCGATGAAAGGTTGGCGAAAATTGAAAGTTATGCCCCCGAAAGTTCGGATTTTGTGCTGCCCGTGATGGAAGACATCTTTCAGTTCCGCAATGCTGCGGCTATTGTGCGTTCCGTGGAGGCCTGCGGTTTCCATAAAATTGTGGCCATGGAAAGTGAAAACGAATTCAACCCTTATCTGAAGGTCACCAAAGGTGCCGAAACCTGGGTGGAGGTGCAGAAGATGCCACACACGCTGGAATCGCTGCAGGAAATTAAAAACCGCGGGTATAAGATTTTGGCGGTCTCACCGGAGAAGAACGCTACCATGTTACCGGATTACGACCTCACCGAACCCGTAGCGCTGGTTTTCGGCACCGAAAAAGAAGGTGTCACCGACGAGATCCTCGATTTTGCAGATGAAACGCTCGCGATTCCCATGTATGGTTTTACAAAAAGCTTCAATGTTTCGGTGGCGGCCGCCATCTGCTTCTACGAACTCAGGCAGAAACTCATCAAATCAGATATGGATTATAAACTCACCGGCGAAAAACTCTGGGAACTTAAAGTCCGCTGGGCTAAAAATTCAATCCCGCGCGGCGAGGAAGTCCTGAACAGTTACCTGAAATCCCTGAAAAGCCAGTCCTGA
- a CDS encoding SPFH domain-containing protein, whose amino-acid sequence MSLTFLLLMLIALAVIIGIFTRKLDLLTYSEPDKNGKRQPNGMKWQPATFIFVAIVAALLQPMNYDVISVGHKGLLINLLGDKRGVSYTEEVSGVVFYNKYTQEIQEIPLDQRHIEYPESIIVAKGGFPCPIKPSFNYSVKESTAADMFTNLRSTYTKGGLEAIQEGWLNNAIIGAINDVANRHSIDYLFNNRETYEAEILSEVNKRIGKWFLVSQLKTNIQPPKAIRQSIEDKATADADAIKAEAQARVAQADAQRKIQLAKGDSASIVIRAQADAKAISLKQQEITSTYVEYQRVLKWDGVMPTTVLGSGSNTLYQMK is encoded by the coding sequence ATGTCATTAACATTTTTACTTTTGATGCTTATTGCACTAGCTGTCATTATCGGAATCTTCACGCGCAAGCTGGATCTCCTCACCTATTCCGAGCCGGACAAAAACGGGAAGCGACAACCGAACGGCATGAAGTGGCAACCGGCCACCTTTATTTTTGTAGCTATTGTAGCAGCACTTCTGCAGCCTATGAACTACGACGTCATCAGCGTAGGCCACAAAGGTTTACTTATTAACCTCCTGGGCGACAAACGTGGCGTTTCGTACACCGAAGAAGTTTCCGGAGTCGTATTCTACAACAAATATACTCAGGAAATCCAGGAAATACCGCTGGACCAGCGCCATATTGAGTATCCGGAATCCATTATCGTTGCCAAAGGCGGTTTCCCCTGCCCCATCAAACCTTCCTTTAATTACTCGGTGAAGGAAAGTACCGCGGCGGATATGTTTACGAATCTGCGTTCCACCTACACCAAAGGGGGACTGGAGGCTATCCAGGAAGGCTGGCTGAACAACGCCATCATCGGTGCGATCAATGATGTGGCCAACAGACACTCGATCGATTACCTCTTCAACAACAGAGAAACTTACGAAGCCGAGATTTTATCGGAGGTGAACAAAAGAATCGGGAAATGGTTTTTGGTATCGCAGCTGAAGACCAATATCCAGCCGCCAAAAGCCATCCGTCAGTCCATTGAAGACAAGGCCACTGCCGATGCCGATGCAATTAAAGCCGAAGCTCAGGCGCGCGTAGCTCAGGCTGATGCCCAAAGGAAAATCCAACTGGCAAAAGGGGATTCAGCGTCCATCGTAATCCGCGCTCAGGCCGATGCCAAGGCCATCAGCCTGAAGCAGCAGGAAATTACCTCCACCTACGTAGAATATCAGCGAGTGCTGAAATGGGACGGGGTAATGCCAACCACCGTTTTGGGCAGCGGCAGCAATACGCTTTACCAAATGAAATAA
- a CDS encoding DUF389 domain-containing protein, with protein sequence MHRTIEASIPSETTAAISRALVENPNVIHLSVHTNTSLKPVGDTLTVHVLNRGADDVLKMIAEHTEGREFSIATSEVASLSHHSKQKEINHDVDEAIWEEMETGLRHNGRTTTNYLILMFVGGIIASIGFISEIHDLVMAFVAASIIAPGMEPLAKIPLGIALKKADVLWTGLKATVLGYLALTAGSALTFMALVNFGMATESDFIHNKATEGMLHLRLKDVILSVAAATASIIMYLSYRTNVIAGPLIVLIIIPAAAAMGISVYLQNWDFVGSFSKRFLLDVAAIIVVGIICILLKQKFVHKREPIR encoded by the coding sequence ATGCACAGAACCATTGAAGCCTCCATCCCATCCGAAACCACTGCGGCCATAAGCAGGGCTTTGGTGGAAAATCCCAATGTGATCCATCTTTCTGTACATACCAATACCTCCCTGAAGCCCGTAGGCGATACACTCACGGTTCATGTTCTGAACCGCGGCGCCGACGATGTATTAAAAATGATTGCGGAGCATACCGAAGGCCGCGAATTTTCCATCGCTACTTCAGAAGTAGCCAGCCTGAGCCATCATTCAAAACAGAAGGAAATAAACCACGATGTGGACGAAGCCATCTGGGAGGAAATGGAAACCGGTCTAAGACATAACGGCCGCACAACTACCAATTACCTCATCCTGATGTTTGTGGGCGGCATCATAGCCTCCATCGGATTTATTTCGGAAATCCATGACCTTGTGATGGCATTTGTCGCTGCGTCCATTATTGCGCCCGGGATGGAACCTCTGGCAAAAATTCCGCTGGGAATCGCACTGAAGAAAGCAGATGTGCTGTGGACAGGCCTTAAAGCCACTGTACTCGGATACCTGGCGCTCACTGCCGGATCGGCGCTCACCTTTATGGCGCTTGTGAACTTCGGGATGGCTACAGAATCAGATTTCATCCATAATAAAGCCACCGAGGGTATGCTGCATTTAAGACTGAAGGATGTTATACTCTCCGTAGCCGCTGCCACCGCCAGCATCATTATGTACCTCTCTTACCGAACAAACGTCATTGCGGGACCGCTCATCGTACTCATCATCATTCCCGCCGCCGCGGCAATGGGAATTTCGGTGTACCTGCAGAACTGGGATTTCGTAGGCAGTTTCAGCAAGCGCTTCCTGTTGGATGTAGCCGCAATCATCGTCGTGGGAATTATCTGCATTTTACTGAAGCAGAAATTCGTACACAAAAGAGAACCGATCCGGTAG